In Ornithinibacter aureus, the genomic stretch CAGCTGGGGAGGAATGCCTCGGTGTCCCAGATGTGCTCGTGGTTGATCCAGGTGACGACGTCGTCGAGCCAGACCCAGAGCTCGAGGCGTAGGTCGGGGTGGGTGCAGGTGGGTGGGTCCCAGGGTCTGGGGAGTCTGCGGAGGTCGCCGAGGGCCTTGACCTGTTCGGGGGTGCCGGTCGCGGCGATGTTCAGCTCCCAGTAGGCGTGGTCGACGAGCCGTCCAGGGCGAGGAAACGGTCGGGCCAGCGGTCGCGGCTGCTGGCCGGGTGTGGGTTCGGTGCTCATGGCTTGCCTCCTGGGTCGTTGCCTAGTCCGTGGCGGCGGGCTTCGACGAGGGCTGCGGTGGCGCGCGCCTGAGGGGCGATCTGCGTGTCCTGGGTGGCGGCGAGCCGGTCCCGGGTCTGTCGTTGGGCGTCGAGCAGGGCGCGTCCGGGTTTGCCGTCGATGCAGCGGGTGAGTTTGGCGATGAGGGGTTTGCTGTTCTCGGCGACGACCAAGGCGTGGCGTTCGGTGAGCTGGCGGACTTCGGCGCCGGTGAGGATGGGGATGTCCTCACCGGTGACGGAGCGTTGGGACCGGCCGGACTGCCACGTGGTGCGGGCAACGCGCACGGGGCCGAGGAGGTCGGAGATCTCCTGGTTGAACGCGACGTCCTTGGACCCGCCGAACAGGACCAGGGTGTTGGTCAGGCCCAGGACAGCGCGGGCTTGGTGCTCACCGAAGATCTGGGTGAGCTGGGCCCGAGTTTGGGCGGCCCAGATGAACGAGATCCCGAGAGCGCGTTCGTTGGCCATCCTGGTCTGCAGGGTCGGTAGCGGTGCGGTGGAGGGCAGCTCGTCCAGGCAAGCGAGCATCGGCGGGCACATCCGCCCCCACCGGGACCGGGTCGCGAGGGTCAGCGCGGTGTCGAGGACGTGTTCGGCGACGGCGGTCATCAGCGGTGACGCGGACTCGTACGGGCTCTCCCGGCCGAGCAGGTAGATCGTGCCCCCGCACTTGATGACGTCGGCGATGTCCGTCGCCGGGCGTCCCGGGCCGGGGACGCAGCGACGGCGGATCTCTTCCTGGAAGAACAGGGCCAGGGCTTGTTGGACGGTGGTGATGGTGTTGCCGGCGGTGCGGTCGTCCCCCCGCAGCGCCCCGTGGAGGAGTCCGTGCCAGAACGGTGCGGCGTGCGGGTGCTCGCGCAGGATCTCGGTCGGCTCCACGGCGGCGACGGGGTTGGCGACCCAGCGCAGCACGTCGTCCAAGCTGCGGCCGGTCAGCGCTGCGGCGTGGAAGTAGCCCTGGATGACCTTGGCGGCTTCGGCGGCGTAGAACCGGGCGGCGTCGTCGCCTTGGCCGCGGGCGCCGGCACCTGAGACGGTGCCGGCTGTGAAGGCCTTGGCGCGTTTCTCGGCGACCATGGGGTCCACGCAGCCGGAGATGGGGTCCCACACGAGCTCGGGTAGGCCGGGTGCGAGCCCGAACGGGTCGAGCACGACGCACGGGCGGTCATTGGTGGAGCGGTGCCCGATGGACAGCAGCAGGTCATCCGCTTTGGTGAGGGTGACCAGGGCGGCTCCGGGGGCTGCGAGCAGGGCGGGGATGAGCAGGTCCAGGGTCTTGCCGGAGCCTTGGGGGCCGATGACGCCGGCGGTGCGGTCCCAGGGCACCCACAGGTCCCCACCGCGGGGTTCGTGCGCCTTCCCGAGGCGCCACCCGACCTGGCAAGGGTCGAAGCGGGTCATCGCCGATCTCCCTTGCCGTGCAGGTCGGGGCGAACCACGGGCGCGACCTTTCGCAGGCGTCCGACGCCGAGGAGGGTGTCGGCTTCGGCGCGGCTGGCCATGCCACGAACCCGTGCCGGGCCCCACTGGCGCATCCCGGCGATGACGGCCCACACGATGAGGATCACCGTGACGACCTCGACGAGCACCAGGCACGTGTAGAGCAGCGCGGGCGAGGCCGAGGCCCCGGGGTCCAGGCCGGCTCGGGCGTCACCGTCGAGGATGCCCGGCAGTGCGGTGAACAGGGCGGCGTGGGGGGTGAAGTCCCAGCCGGCGCCGGCGAACACGTTGGCCATGGTGCGGGCGGTGTGCGCGGCGAGGACGAGGGTGAGGACCACGGTGATGGTTGCGGTGAGCGGGATCTCCCAGGTGTACGGGTAGGGGGTGGTGCGTCGTGACTGCTGCATGGTTCTGCGTCCTCTCCTGAGTTGAGTGCGTGACCGAGGTCGATCGGTTGTGGGGTCTCGCGGTCAAGGGGGCTGGGTGGTCATCGGGACCTCCCGGGCGGGGGTGTCGCTGCCGGTCGCGGTGGGGCACGGTGGCGCGCTCCGCGGGCGGGGTGCGGGTCTGGCTCTTGAGCCGGGTCGAGGATGGTGGGCCCTGTTGGCGGCGGGGTCTGCTGCAGCCGTCGCTCGAGCAGGGCTTGCGCGTACCGGGTCACGGCTGCGGCGACGCCATCGGGGGGGTCGGTCACGTCGAAGTGGTCTGCGACCCTGCCGTGCAGGTCAGGTCGCCCCTGAGCGAGCAGGGCGAGCTTCTGCCGCAACGGGGTCAGGGCGCCGTCGAGTCGCCCGTGCGCGAAGTACGGAGAGGGGGTGTGGTCGGCGGCGTCACGGACGGCCCTTCCGACGTCACGCCGGACGAGGGCAACGATGTCCAGCTCGCGACGTTCCGGCGTGGTCGTCATCGGGTGCTCCCGGTGGGGGTGGCGGGCCGCCAGATCTCGAAGATGGAGTGGCCGGTGTAGCGGTAGGTAAAGGTGCCCACCCCGGCTCGGGTCCTCTTGGCCTCGACCGTCGTCCTGGTCGTGGGGTCTTTGACGATGACGACGTGCCCGATGGCGTTGGGACCGAGGTAGCTGTCCCAGAAGATCAGGTCGCCGGGGCGTTCCTGCCCGGGTGCGATCCGGGTGCCGGCCCCGGCGGCGAGCCAGTCGCGTTGGGCACCGGCCGTGCGCGGCATGGACACACCGGCCTGCCGGTAGGCGGCCTGGGTGAAGGACGAACAGTCCCACGCGTTCGGGCCGTTCGCGCCGTACACATACGGTTCCCCGGCCTGCTGCCCGGCCCAGGCCAGCACGGCGGCGACCCGGTCGGCCGGCAGCGGTGTCGCGCTCGGGTCGCCCTGCCCGCCAGCGCAGCTCGTCGGGTCGCCCAGGACAAGCCCGCCGCCGTAGGCGTGGGCGTAGTAAAGGACGTCGTTGACGTACCAGGTAGCGTGGTTGTACGCGAACAGCGCCCGCCGGACCCCGGCCTGGCCCCTGGTGACCCCGGACCGGGTGAGGTAGTTCGCCGCCGAGAACACGCTGTCGGCGTCGCTGGTGATGACGGCGCGGCCGTCGCCGTCGCCGTCGACGCCGTACGCGGCGAACGTGGCGGGCATGAACTGCATCAGTCCTCGCGCCCCGGCGCTTGAGGTGGCGGTCGTGCGTCCGTGGGCGGTCTCTTCCATCCCGATCCCGGCGAGCAGGGTCCACGGCAGCTGGTACCTGCTCCCCGCCGCAACGTAGAGGGCCTTGACCGTGGCCGGGATGGGGGCGGGAGGGGTGTGCAGGGAGTTCAGGCGCGGGGTGCCCGCCGGGGGCAGGTCGAACCCGATCCCGCCCTCCACCCCCGCCGGCACCGGAGCGGTGGGGGTGGGTGTGACGGCGCGTCCGTCCAGGGGTGCACCGCGCTCAGCCATGAAGGCCACCGGGTCGACCGGGGCGCCGTTGATGAGGATCTCGAAGTGGAGGTGGTTGCCGGTGGAGGTCCCGGTGGACCCTTCGACGCCCAGGACCTGCCCGGCGGTCACAGCGGTTCCGACGGTGATGGTGGTGTTGAGGCGGGCGAGGTGGGCGTACCGGGAGACGATGCCGGCGCCGTGGTCGATGTCGACGGCGTTGCCGTACCCGCCGCGGTCCCCGGCGGCGGTGACCGTGCCCGAGGCTGCGGCGACGACCGGTCCGGGCCCGGGGAGGGCGACCAGGTCGACCCCGGCGTGCAGCCTCCACTCGTGGTGGATCGGGTGGAACCGCATCCCGAACACCGAGGTGCGCACGTACGCCTGCTGGAACGGTGGCCGCCAGGGCCCGCTGGCCGCCACGGTGGTCGCGCAGTCCAGGCGCTGCTGCTCGGCGACGGCCGGGGTGATGACCGCGGTCAGGACGACCGCGGCCCCTAACGGCCCCGCGAGCAGGGCGGCGGCCAGGGCGGCGATGACCCACCCGACCCGACTGCTGCTGCTGCTGCTGCTGCTGCTGCCCATGCTCGCCTCCTTCCTTCTTCCTGGTTCAGGCGGCGCCGGTGATGGCGTCGTTGGTGAACGTCAGGGCCGCCTCGAGGGGGTGCAGGACGGTTTGGACCTTGTACTGCTGGTCCCCGACGCACCACAGGGCGCGTCCCTTGCCCTGCATGGCCCACCGGGTGACGACGTCGCGGGCGATCGGCCCCAGGCCGAGGAGGTCTTCGAGGTCGGC encodes the following:
- a CDS encoding type IV secretory system conjugative DNA transfer family protein; this translates as MTRFDPCQVGWRLGKAHEPRGGDLWVPWDRTAGVIGPQGSGKTLDLLIPALLAAPGAALVTLTKADDLLLSIGHRSTNDRPCVVLDPFGLAPGLPELVWDPISGCVDPMVAEKRAKAFTAGTVSGAGARGQGDDAARFYAAEAAKVIQGYFHAAALTGRSLDDVLRWVANPVAAVEPTEILREHPHAAPFWHGLLHGALRGDDRTAGNTITTVQQALALFFQEEIRRRCVPGPGRPATDIADVIKCGGTIYLLGRESPYESASPLMTAVAEHVLDTALTLATRSRWGRMCPPMLACLDELPSTAPLPTLQTRMANERALGISFIWAAQTRAQLTQIFGEHQARAVLGLTNTLVLFGGSKDVAFNQEISDLLGPVRVARTTWQSGRSQRSVTGEDIPILTGAEVRQLTERHALVVAENSKPLIAKLTRCIDGKPGRALLDAQRQTRDRLAATQDTQIAPQARATAALVEARRHGLGNDPGGKP
- a CDS encoding peptidoglycan DD-metalloendopeptidase family protein translates to MGSSSSSSSSSRVGWVIAALAAALLAGPLGAAVVLTAVITPAVAEQQRLDCATTVAASGPWRPPFQQAYVRTSVFGMRFHPIHHEWRLHAGVDLVALPGPGPVVAAASGTVTAAGDRGGYGNAVDIDHGAGIVSRYAHLARLNTTITVGTAVTAGQVLGVEGSTGTSTGNHLHFEILINGAPVDPVAFMAERGAPLDGRAVTPTPTAPVPAGVEGGIGFDLPPAGTPRLNSLHTPPAPIPATVKALYVAAGSRYQLPWTLLAGIGMEETAHGRTTATSSAGARGLMQFMPATFAAYGVDGDGDGRAVITSDADSVFSAANYLTRSGVTRGQAGVRRALFAYNHATWYVNDVLYYAHAYGGGLVLGDPTSCAGGQGDPSATPLPADRVAAVLAWAGQQAGEPYVYGANGPNAWDCSSFTQAAYRQAGVSMPRTAGAQRDWLAAGAGTRIAPGQERPGDLIFWDSYLGPNAIGHVVIVKDPTTRTTVEAKRTRAGVGTFTYRYTGHSIFEIWRPATPTGSTR